One Euphorbia lathyris chromosome 1, ddEupLath1.1, whole genome shotgun sequence DNA segment encodes these proteins:
- the LOC136201390 gene encoding vacuolar protein sorting-associated protein 2 homolog 2: MNIFKKKTSPKDALRASKREMAVATRGIEREIASLQLEEKKLVAEIKQTAKTGNEAATKILARQLVRLRQQITNLQGSRAQIRGVATHTQALYASTSISTGMKGATKAMVAMNKQMAPAKQVKVIKEFQKQSAQMDMTIEMMSESIDETLDKDEAEEETEELTNQVLDEIGVDIASQLSSAPKGRIASRNVSVSVKSSGSPADVEDLEKRLASLRRI, translated from the exons ATGAATATATTCAAGAAGAAAACCTCTCCTAAAG ATGCTCTTAGGGCAAGCAAGAGGGAAATGGCTGTTGCTACTAGAG GTATTGAACGTGAAATTGCGTCTCTTCAATTGGag GAAAAGAAATTAGTGGCCGAGATCAAGCAAACAGCTAAAACTGGAAACGAG GCTGCTACTAAGATCTTAGCACGTCAACTTGTTCGACTGCGTCAGCAAATAACAAACTTGCAGGGAAGTCGTGCTCAAATTAGAGGTGTAGCTACACATACACAG GCCCTATATGCTAGTACTTCAATTTCTACAGGGATGAAAGGTGCGACTAAGGCAATGGTTGCCATGAACAAG CAAATGGCTCCTGCAAAACAAGTTAAAGTGATTAAAGAATTCCAGAAGCAGTCAGCACAAATGGACATGACG ATTGAGATGATGTCAGAGTCAATTGATGAAACCTTGGACAAAGATGAGGCAGAAGAGGAAACGGAGGAACTGACTAACCAGGTTCTTGATGAAATCGGTGTAGACATTGCATCTCAG TTGTCTTCAGCTCCAAAGGGTCGAATTGCATCAAGGAATGTGTCTGTGTCTGTTAAAAGTTCTGGATCGCCTGCTGATGTTGAAGATCTTGAGAAAAGGCTGGCTTCCCTTCGACGCATCTGA